The Syngnathus typhle isolate RoL2023-S1 ecotype Sweden linkage group LG1, RoL_Styp_1.0, whole genome shotgun sequence genome includes a window with the following:
- the rab1ba gene encoding zRAB1B, member RAS oncogene family a, whose protein sequence is MNPEYDYLFKLLLIGDSGVGKSCLLLRFADDTYTESYISTIGVDFKIRTIELDGKTIKLQIWDTAGQERFRTITSSYYRGAHGIIVVYDVTDQESYSNVKQWLQEIDRYASENVNKLLVGNKCDLTTKKVVDYTTAKEFADSLSIPFLETSAKNATNVEQAFMTMAAEIKKRMGPGATAGGDRPNLKIESTPVRQSGGGCC, encoded by the exons ATGAATCCCGAATA CGACTATCTGTTCAAGCTTCTGCTTATTGGGGACTCTGGAGTTGGCAAATCCTGCCTTTTGCTCCGCTTTGCC GATGACACCTACACGGAGAGTTACATCAGCACCATTGGGGTGGACTTTAAGATCCGAACCATCGAGTTGGATGGCAAGACCATCAAACTGCAGATT TGGGACACGGCGGGCCAGGAGAGGTTTCGCACCATCACCTCCAGCTACTACCGCGGCGCGCATGGCATCATCGTAGTGTACGACGTGACGGACCAG GAGTCCTACAGTAACGTCAAGCAGTGGCTCCAGGAAATCGACCGATACGCCAGCGAAAACGTCAACAAGCTTCTGGTGGGCAACAAGTGTGACCTGACCACAAAGAAAGTGGTGGACTACACAACTGCCAAG GAGTTTGCTGACTCTTTGTCCATCCCCTTCCTGGAGACGAGCGCCAAGAACGCCACCAACGTGGAACAGGCCTTCATGACCATGGCGGCGGAGATCAAGAAGCGCATGGGCCCCGGGGCCACGGCGGGCGGTGACAGGCCCAATCTGAAAATCGAGAGCACCCCCGTCAGGCAGTCGGGGGGAGGCTGCTGTTAA
- the peli3 gene encoding E3 ubiquitin-protein ligase pellino homolog 1: MVLEGSSEALCPPPSLELRPSCNKSQPSPPLGSSSQLPDGVFPNDRETVTYGELIVLGHNGSLASGDKGRRKSRLALYKRPKANGVKPDVIHNISTPLVSKALSNKSQHSISYTLSRSHSVIVEYTHDTNTDMFQIGRSTESMIDFVVTDTSGGGGGCASGEGGGGQSAQSTISRYACRIMCERNAPYTARIYAAGFDSSKNIFLGERAAKWRTSDGLMDGLTTNGVLVMHPAGDFVSEPAPGVWREISVCGNVFALRETRSAQQRGKLVDNESNTLQDGSLIDLCGATLLWRTPSALRRTPTLKQLESLRQGLNAARPQCPVGFNTLAFPSLAQREIVDKKQPWVYVNCGHVHGYHNWGYRKEKSPAGPGGTAPAATGERECPMCRRVGPYVPLWLGCEGGLYLDAGAPTHAFCPCGHVCSQKTAAGWSQIPLPHGTHAFHAACPFCGTWLTGERGHIKLIFQGPVD, encoded by the exons ATGGTTTTGGAGGGTAGCTCCGAGGCGCTGTGTCCCCCCCCGTCGTTGGAGCTGCGCCCATCCTGCAACAAGAGCCAGCCCTCGCCCCCTTTGGGCTCCAGTTCTCAGCTTCCGGACGGAGTCTTTCCCAATGACAGGGAGACCGTCACGTACGGCGAGCTCATCGTCTTGGG GCACAATGGCTCGCTGGCCAGCGGAGACAAAGGTCGCAGGAAGAGTCGCCTGGCCCTTTATAAGAGACCAAAAGCCAATGGGGTCAAACCTGATGTCATCCACAACATCTCAACACCTCTTGTGTCCAAG GCACTCAGCAACAAAAGCCAGCACAGCATCTCATACACGCTCTCTCGTAGCCACTCGGTCATCGTGGAGTACACGCATGACACAAACACCGACATGTTCCAG ATCGGCCGCTCCACGGAGAGCATGATCGACTTTGTGGTGACGGACACATccggcgggggcggcggctgCGCCAGCGGGGAGGGGGGCGGAGGTCAGTCGGCGCAGAGCACCATCTCCCGTTACGCCTGCCGCATCATGTGCGAGCGCAACGCCCCCTACACGGCCCGCATATACGCCGCCGGCTTTGACTCCTCCAAAAACATCTTCCTGGGG GAACGCGCCGCCAAGTGGAGGACGTCGGACGGCTTGATGGATGGACTGACCACCAACGGCGTGCTGGTCATGCACCCAGCCGGCGACTTTGTATCCGAGCCGGCTCCGGGCGTCTGGAGGGAAATTTCCGTCTGCGGCAATGTCTTCGCCCTGAGGGAGACCCGATCGGCACAGCAGAGGGGAAAATTG GTGGACAACGAGTCCAACACCCTCCAGGACGGCTCCCTGATTGACCTATGCGGGGCTACGCTGCTGTGGCGGACTCCCAGCGCCCTGCGCCGCACACCCACCCTCAAGCAGCTGGAGTCCCTGCGCCAGGGTCTGAACGCCGCTCGGCCGCAGTGCCCCGTGGGCTTCAACACCCTGGCCTTCCCCAGCCTGGCCCAGCGCGAAATAGTGGACAAGAAACAGCCCTGGGTGTACGTCAACTGCGGCCACGTGCACGGCTACCACAACTGGGGCTACCGCAAGGAGAAAAGCCCCGCCGGGCCGGGGGGCACGGCCCCGGCCGCCACGGGCGAGAGGGAGTGCCCCATGTGCAGGCGGGTGGGCCCCTACGTGCCGCTGTGGCTGGGCTGCGAGGGGGGCTTGTATCTGGACGCCGGAGCGCCCACCCATGCTTTCTGCCCCTGCGGCCACGTTTGCTCCCAAAAGACAGCGGCGGGATGGAGTCAGATCCCGCTgccgcacggcacgcacgccttCCACGCCGCCTGCCCCTTCTGCGGGACCTGGTTGACGGGAGAGCGGGGACACATTAAACTCATCTTCCAAGGCCCCGTCGACTGA
- the rce1a gene encoding CAAX prenyl protease 2, which yields MNIAVVSVLSCLLLACSYVGSLYVWKSELPRDHPTVIKRRFTSVLIVSGASPLFVWAWREFTGIRMGPSLLALMGIRFEGFVPAVIFPLLLTMVLFLGPLTQLAMDCPWSLVDGIRVALDPYFWAVCFSDMRWLRNQVVAPLTEELVFRACMLPMLVPCFGPALAILTCPLFFGVAHFHHVIELLRFRQGTLSGIFLSAVFQFSYTAVFGAYTAFVLMRTGHLVGPVLCHSFCNYMGFPAITAALEHPHRHTVLSSYLLGVLLFFLFLFPFTDPSYYVPPTPLCTLASSSNSLCLASS from the exons ATGAACATAGCCGTAGTGTCGGTGTTGTCCTGTCTGCTGCTCGCCTGCTCTTACGTTGGAAGTTTGTACGTGTGGAAAAGTGAGCTGCCCAG GGACCACCCGACTGTCATCAAGCGGCGGTTCACCAGCGTGTTAATCGTCTCAGGCGCGTCGCCTCTTTTTGTGTGGGCATGGAGGGAATTCACAGGCATCAGG ATGGGGCCATCACTTCTGGCGCTCATGGGGATCCGCtttgaaggctttgtccctgctGTCATCTTTCCTCTACTGCTGACCATG GTCCTCTTTCTGGGCCCCCTGACGCAGTTGGCTATGGACTGTCCCTGGAGCCTCGTGGACGGCATCCGGGTGGCCCTCG ACCCGTACTTCTGGGCGGTGTGCTTCAGTGACATGCGCTGGTTGAGGAACCAGGTGGTGGCTCCGTTAACAGAGGAGCTGGTGTTCAGGGCCTGCATGCTGCCCATGTTGGTGCCCTGCTTTGGCCCGGCTCTCGCCATCCTTACGTGCCCGCTCTTCTTTGGAGTGG CTCACTTCCATCACGTGATTGAGCTGCTGCGTTTTCGGCAGGGGACGCTGTCAGGAATCTTCCTTTCAGCAG TGTTCCAGTTTTCCTACACAGCCGTGTTTGGGGCCTACACAGCCTTCGTCTTGATGAGAACAG GTCACCTGGTGGGTCCGGTACTCTGCCACTCCTTCTGTAACTACATGGGTTTCCCCGCCATCACTGCGGCTCTGGAGCACCCCCATCGTCACACTGTCCTTTCTTCTTACCTGTTGGgggtcctcctcttcttccttttcCTCTTCCCCTTCACCGACCCGTCCTACTACGTCCCCCCCACACCGCTGTGCACCTTGGCCTCTTCCTCCAACAGCCTCTGCCTCGCCTCATCTTGA
- the cd248a gene encoding CD248 molecule, endosialin a has protein sequence MGSLVSGSVSPLLTSLLAFLFWGFSCVWTEDLMERDALCNADGCLVVYFQRKTFLDSWRACKEKGGNLATLKREVDAAAVHALFTTVDLRRSRTKVQVWIGLQRQPRQCTATRPLRGFSWTTGDQETEYTNWQREYSHAMCSVPRCVVMGYNTQDPGENLKWLDGSCSVPVDGYLCHYGYKGMCPALWSEGSGNAFYATPFGLLSTLLTHVPLGSVATVPCEREQQSVMCLSREDGSVGWSRDPPLCSGPPASHDWCRQNNGGCEHFCKQAGAHSYCECAEGYQLEDDGQSCVLSDACQEANCQFECLPLSEGYRCACPDGYMLAADEHGCLDVDECLQSPCEHACVNSPGSFECRCQRGYRLNDEGACQDLDECLSDPCEQTCENTDGSFLCLCHFGFSPQPEDRSRCQDTDECQIPGTCEQMCVNYEGGFECYCEEGYQLVPSDSSSCQKIGDRSAVTPSFPWLTPQPAPVWDPVEYDWPPQPGQTHWDPEGDRTLEWLTDPPKVWGSDVIWVTSAPQEDMFHPAPETHEEDIGDHTDLLPTTVINTPAPTTISSTSLYSYEDEEPEEEEETTPSPLSSTSTISEGAWNWWAGFSTVLQNQGNPEEKVTASDMLTDSSHRNPSKKEKQTPEEEKQIEDVATTSKDAPTWVIPSQQPTIKHSDSVQEGQGSTRSSTWLLVGLLVPICIFAVLMAVLAVVYCTRCAVRSRSKTDTDCYHWISGAHDKQAAAGPLAGVKSQV, from the coding sequence ATGGGCTCCCTGGTGAGCGGTTCTGTGTCCCCCCTCTTGACCTCCCTGCTGGCCTTCCTTTTCTGGGGCTTTTCCTGCGTCTGGACCGAGGACTTGATGGAGCGAGACGCGCTGTGCAATGCGGACGGCTGCCTGGTGGTCTACTTCCAACGAAAGACTTTCTTGGACTCGTGGAGGGCCTGCAAGGAGAAGGGTGGCAACTTGGCCACCTTAAAACGCGAGGTGGATGCCGCCGCTGTCCATGCTCTCTTCACCACCGTGGACTTGCGACGGTCGCGCACCAAGGTCCAAGTTTGGATCGGCCTGCAGCGGCAACCTCGCCAGTGCACGGCCACCCGACCTCTTCGGGGTTTCTCCTGGACTACAGGTGACCAAGAAACAGAATACACAAACTGGCAGAGAGAGTACTCGCACGCCATGTGCTCAGTGCCGCGCTGCGTCGTCATGGGGTACAACACTCAGGACCCCGGCGAGAACTTGAAGTGGCTGGACGGGTCCTGTTCGGTGCCCGTGGATGGTTATCTGTGCCACTATGGCTACAAAGGAATGTGCCCCGCCTTGTGGAGCGAGGGCTCCGGCAACGCCTTCTACGCCACACCGTTTGGCCTTCTGAGCACCCTTCTGACCCACGTGCCCTTAGGCTCGGTGGCAACCGTGCCCTGCGAGAGGGAGCAGCAATCGGTAATGTGTCTCTCAAGGGAAGACGGTTCAGTGGGGTGGTCCAGAGATCCCCCTCTCTGCTCCGGTCCTCCGGCGTCTCACGACTGGTGCCGGCAGAATAACGGCGGTTGCGAGCATTTCTGCAAGCAAGCCGGCGCGCACTCGTACTGCGAGTGCGCCGAGGGCTATCAACTGGAAGACGACGGTCAAAGCTGCGTGCTGTCCGATGCTTGCCAAGAGGCCAACTGCCAGTTTGAGTGCCTGCCTCTTTCCGAGGGCTACCGCTGCGCCTGTCCCGATGGCTACATGCTGGCTGCGGATGAGCACGGCTGTTTGGACGTGGATGAGTGTCTCCAGAGTCCCTGCGAGCACGCTTGCGTCAACTCCCCCGGGAGCTTTGAATGTCGCTGTCAGCGGGGTTACCGCCTCAACGACGAAGGCGCCTGCCAGGATCTGGACGAATGCCTAAGCGATCCGTGCGAACAGACCTGTGAGAACACTGACGGCTCTTTCCTTTGCCTCTGCCACTTTGGGTTCTCACCGCAACCCGAGGACCGCAGTCGGTGTCAAGACACGGACGAGTGCCAGATCCCGGGAACCTGCGAGCAAATGTGTGTCAACTACGAGGGCGGCTTCGAGTGCTATTGCGAGGAAGGCTACCAACTTGTCCCGTCCGACTCGTCTTCGTGTCAGAAGATAGGCGACCGATCGGCCGTCACGCCGTCCTTTCCTTGGCTTACGCCCCAGCCTGCACCCGTGTGGGATCCCGTAGAGTACGACTGGCCACCACAGCCCGGTCAGACCCATTGGGACCCAGAGGGGGATCGGACACTTGAGTGGCTGACTGACCCTCCCAAAGTTTGGGGTTCGGATGTAATTTGGGTGACCAGCGCACCACAGGAGGACATGTTTCATCCCGCACCAGAGACACACGAGGAAGATATTGGTGACCACACTGACCTTTTGCCAACCACCGTCATAAACACACCTGCACCCACCACTATTTCCAGCACCTCTCTTTACTCGTACGAAGATGAGGAgccggaagaagaagaggagaccACTCCTTCCCCCTTGTCTTCTACCTCTACAATCTCAGAAGGCGCTTGGAATTGGTGGGCGGGGTTCTCAACTGTGCTCCAGAACCAAGGAAATCCAGAGGAGAAAGTCACAGCGTCTGACATGCTTACTGATTCCAGCCACCGCAATccatcaaagaaagaaaaacagaccCCGGAGGAAGAAAAGCAGATCGAGGACGTCGCGACCACCTCCAAAGATGCGCCCACCTGGGTCATCCCCTCTCAGCAGCCCACAATCAAACATTCCGATTCAGTCCAGGAGGGCCAGGGGTCGACTCGGAGTAGCACCTGGCTGTTGGTGGGCCTCTTGGTGCCCATCTGCATCTTCGCGGTGTTAATGGCGGTTCTGGCTGTCGTCTACTGTACCCGCTGCGCTGTGCGGTCCCGGAGCAAGACGGACACAGACTGTTACCACTGGATCTCCGGCGCTCACGATAAGCAGGCCGCTGCTGGACCGTTGGCAGGAGTCAAGAGCCAAGTCTAG